A portion of the Actomonas aquatica genome contains these proteins:
- a CDS encoding ring-cleaving dioxygenase encodes MQLTGIHHLTAVTARASENHAFYTQVLGLRLVKKTVNQDDVSAYHLFYADGAASPGTDLTFFDWPVGRERRGAHSVCRTGLRVGSAESLAWWRDRLSQHELVVGEIHERDGRATLDFEDPEGQRFALVNDDGGFALNPWDQSPVPLEHQIRGLGPIMLCVPQLKRTADVLIELMNMREERTYTLPGAPDEAGESEDLDVHVFAMDEGGPAAELHVVVDPNAPIARQGAGGVHHVAFRTPNFDEYAAWHKRLIEAGYPNSGPINRFYFRSLYFREPNGILFEIATDGPGFASDEPMESLGETLALPPFLEDRRAEIEAGLKPL; translated from the coding sequence ATGCAACTCACGGGGATTCACCACCTCACCGCCGTCACCGCTCGCGCGTCCGAAAACCACGCCTTCTACACGCAGGTGCTCGGCCTGCGCCTGGTTAAGAAGACCGTCAACCAAGACGACGTCTCGGCCTACCATCTGTTCTACGCCGACGGCGCGGCTTCCCCGGGGACCGACCTCACGTTCTTCGATTGGCCCGTCGGCCGCGAACGCCGCGGCGCCCATTCCGTCTGTCGCACCGGCCTGCGCGTAGGCAGTGCCGAGTCGCTCGCCTGGTGGCGCGATCGCCTTTCCCAACACGAATTGGTCGTCGGCGAAATCCACGAGCGCGACGGCCGCGCCACCCTCGATTTTGAAGATCCCGAAGGCCAACGTTTCGCCCTCGTCAACGACGACGGCGGCTTCGCGCTCAACCCGTGGGACCAAAGCCCTGTGCCGCTCGAGCATCAGATCCGCGGACTCGGTCCCATCATGCTCTGCGTGCCGCAACTCAAACGCACCGCCGACGTGCTCATCGAGCTCATGAACATGCGCGAAGAGCGCACCTACACCCTGCCCGGTGCGCCGGATGAAGCGGGTGAAAGCGAGGACCTCGACGTGCATGTCTTCGCCATGGACGAAGGCGGCCCGGCCGCCGAACTCCACGTTGTCGTCGATCCCAACGCCCCCATCGCCCGCCAAGGCGCCGGCGGCGTGCACCACGTCGCCTTTCGCACGCCCAACTTCGACGAATACGCCGCGTGGCACAAACGACTGATCGAGGCCGGATATCCCAACAGCGGTCCGATCAACCGCTTTTATTTCCGCAGCCTCTACTTCCGCGAGCCCAACGGCATCCTCTTCGAGATCGCGACCGACGGCCCCGGTTTCGCCTCCGACGAGCCCATGGAATCCCTCGGCGAAACCCTCGCCCTGCCGCCCTTCCTGGAAGACCGCCGCGCCGAAATCGAAGCCGGCCTGAAACCGCTTTAG
- a CDS encoding ion transporter → MPDHEHGGAAQPWRARMHELIFEADTPSGRIFDLAILVAIGLSVLAVCLESVRSVREAYGAELRVLEWGLTIAFTVEYVARLIAVKRPWMYARSFYGVVDLLAILPTYLSLFVVGTQSLLVVRALRLLRIFRILKLTHYVGEARMLKAALAASSRKITVFLGAVLTCVLIAGALMYLIEGEEHGFTSIPRSIYWAIVTMTTVGYGDIAPQTVVGQFVASVVMILGYGVIAVPTGIVTVAMNDAFKKSTNTQACPACGASSHADDANYCKYCGEKL, encoded by the coding sequence ATGCCAGACCACGAACACGGCGGAGCGGCGCAGCCCTGGCGCGCCCGGATGCACGAACTCATCTTTGAGGCGGACACCCCGTCGGGTCGGATCTTCGACCTCGCGATCCTGGTGGCGATCGGCCTGAGCGTGCTGGCGGTGTGCCTCGAAAGCGTGCGCAGTGTGCGAGAGGCTTACGGCGCGGAGCTACGGGTGCTGGAGTGGGGGCTCACCATCGCGTTCACGGTGGAGTATGTGGCGCGGCTCATCGCGGTGAAGCGGCCGTGGATGTATGCGCGCAGCTTTTATGGGGTGGTCGACCTGTTGGCGATTTTGCCGACCTACCTGAGCCTGTTTGTGGTGGGCACGCAGTCGTTGTTGGTGGTGCGGGCGCTGCGCTTGTTGCGGATTTTCCGGATCCTGAAGCTCACGCACTACGTGGGGGAGGCGCGCATGTTGAAGGCGGCGCTGGCGGCGAGCTCGCGCAAGATCACGGTGTTTCTGGGCGCGGTGCTCACCTGTGTGCTCATTGCGGGGGCGTTGATGTATTTGATCGAAGGGGAGGAGCACGGTTTCACCAGCATCCCGCGCTCGATCTATTGGGCGATCGTGACGATGACCACGGTGGGTTACGGCGACATCGCTCCGCAGACGGTGGTGGGGCAGTTCGTGGCCTCGGTGGTGATGATCCTCGGTTACGGTGTGATCGCGGTGCCGACGGGTATCGTGACGGTGGCGATGAACGACGCGTTTAAAAAATCGACCAACACGCAGGCGTGTCCGGCCTGTGGCGCGAGCAGCCACGCGGACGACGCGAACTACTGCAAATATTGCGGGGAGAAACTATGA
- a CDS encoding MFS transporter, producing the protein MAAVPLPSAIQAPTPISRVQAHYFAVYAVFGCITPYIPIYLRDVKQLCASEIGFTFATGQAAVLLMPVILTYLADRYRLVRPLLLTMFLVNIVAMTALIGAAGFWATLIWVSLNRMVTQPQVALADGIYFSLQSDPAQPRAPYANVRVWGTVGYIAPSLVIYGSYYLRDYCAGGLVWMPYVAGGFAIFGVLNALRMPRRYHLPATVKAPPKVPTLAAARVLLRPKLLVFLLGVGFVISSNMAFYGFYPLYLTTQIGIDERWVGLISSLGVAVEILYILNMERLRRRIGFGGLLLLGGIASLFRLACLAYLPTPFFSIVFQLVHGLTVIGYMIVPVMYLNAHAGEGYRNSIQGVYVMVIQGAFSIAGNIVSGQLAEIGLLTLYRYALLCCLLGLALVALSFRLKDRPKPLT; encoded by the coding sequence ATGGCCGCCGTCCCCCTTCCGTCCGCCATTCAAGCTCCCACGCCCATCTCCCGGGTGCAGGCCCACTACTTCGCCGTCTACGCGGTGTTCGGCTGCATCACCCCCTACATCCCGATCTACCTGCGGGATGTAAAACAGCTGTGCGCCTCGGAAATCGGGTTCACCTTCGCCACCGGTCAGGCCGCCGTGCTGCTCATGCCGGTCATCCTCACCTACTTGGCCGACCGCTACCGCCTCGTGCGTCCGCTCCTGCTCACGATGTTTTTGGTCAACATCGTCGCCATGACCGCCCTCATCGGCGCCGCCGGATTCTGGGCCACCCTCATCTGGGTTTCCCTCAACCGCATGGTCACCCAACCGCAGGTCGCCCTCGCCGACGGCATCTACTTTTCCCTCCAATCCGACCCCGCCCAGCCCCGCGCCCCCTACGCCAACGTGCGCGTCTGGGGCACGGTGGGTTACATTGCGCCTTCCCTCGTCATCTACGGCAGCTACTACCTCCGCGACTACTGCGCCGGCGGGCTCGTGTGGATGCCCTACGTCGCCGGCGGCTTCGCCATCTTCGGCGTGCTCAACGCCCTGCGCATGCCCCGGCGCTACCACCTGCCCGCCACGGTCAAAGCGCCGCCCAAAGTCCCCACCCTCGCCGCCGCGCGCGTGCTGCTGCGCCCCAAGCTCCTCGTTTTCCTGCTCGGGGTCGGTTTCGTCATCAGCTCCAACATGGCCTTCTACGGCTTCTACCCGCTCTACCTCACCACCCAAATCGGGATCGATGAGCGCTGGGTCGGCCTCATCTCCAGCCTGGGGGTCGCGGTCGAGATCCTCTACATCCTCAACATGGAGCGCCTGCGCCGCCGCATCGGATTCGGCGGACTGCTCCTGCTCGGCGGCATCGCCAGCCTCTTCCGCCTCGCCTGCCTTGCCTACCTGCCCACCCCCTTCTTCAGCATCGTCTTCCAGCTCGTGCACGGCCTCACCGTGATCGGCTACATGATCGTGCCTGTCATGTATCTCAATGCCCACGCCGGCGAAGGTTACCGCAACTCCATCCAAGGCGTGTATGTCATGGTCATCCAGGGTGCCTTCTCCATCGCGGGTAACATTGTGTCCGGTCAGCTCGCCGAAATCGGCCTGCTCACCCTCTACCGCTACGCCCTGCTCTGCTGCCTCCTCGGCCTGGCCCTCGTCGCCCTCAGCTTCCGCCTCAAGGACCGGCCCAAGCCCCTCACGTAG